A window of the Egibacter rhizosphaerae genome harbors these coding sequences:
- a CDS encoding alpha/beta fold hydrolase translates to MECPELPALEAQDPAADIEGALGECRDRLAGDGVDLDAFHHLANARDVDVVRRALGYDRLNLQGGSYGTQVALLAAERSPETIRSVTLSPPIDPRENWVDGIPAGFARALDRVSAVCADDPACHSAVGDFDAAIAAQPR, encoded by the coding sequence TTGGAGTGCCCCGAGCTGCCCGCGCTGGAGGCCCAGGACCCCGCCGCCGACATCGAGGGCGCACTCGGGGAGTGTCGTGACCGGCTGGCCGGCGATGGCGTCGATCTCGACGCGTTCCACCACCTGGCCAATGCTCGCGACGTCGACGTCGTCCGCCGGGCGCTGGGCTACGACCGGCTCAACCTGCAGGGTGGCTCGTATGGGACCCAGGTGGCGCTGCTGGCGGCGGAGCGGTCGCCGGAGACGATCCGGTCGGTGACGTTGAGCCCGCCGATCGATCCGAGGGAGAACTGGGTCGACGGGATCCCGGCCGGCTTTGCGCGGGCCCTCGACCGCGTCAGCGCCGTCTGCGCTGACGATCCGGCATGCCACAGCGCCGTGGGGGACTTCGACGCCGCCATCGCCGCACAACCCCGGTGA
- a CDS encoding alpha/beta fold hydrolase — protein sequence MNSATARRPRWGRATRNLLRWIRNGMLGLLGLLSAATLAGRVQQARLQRAHPAPGGLVDVGGHELHVLQAGAGGPTVVFENGQGGMALDWHYVQPEIAAQSATLAYDRAGMGWSEPGPGPRDLPVLVDELRAVLHEAGAPTPYVLVGHSLGGPIVRAYAHTYPDEVAGLVLLDATHEDQFETFPAAFTAKADAMAEAMRRQRRVIAAVNASGIPALFASAYPDPVASKLPAEVADARRAVKFMDASTVVSAADEMIALRDSLDHLRRSRQSLGDIPVVVLPAGKALGAEAAVPEGLEGDVEAARQTMQEDLATVSTNARRVVADGSGHFIHVERPDLVTDAVRQVLEEAAADA from the coding sequence ATGAACAGTGCCACCGCTCGTCGGCCACGATGGGGCCGAGCGACCCGCAACCTGCTGCGGTGGATCCGCAACGGCATGCTCGGCCTGCTCGGGCTCCTGTCCGCCGCCACGCTGGCCGGCCGGGTGCAGCAGGCCCGCCTGCAGCGGGCCCACCCCGCGCCCGGCGGCCTGGTCGACGTCGGCGGACACGAGCTGCACGTGCTGCAGGCCGGCGCCGGGGGCCCCACCGTCGTGTTCGAGAACGGCCAGGGCGGCATGGCGCTGGACTGGCACTACGTCCAGCCGGAGATCGCGGCGCAGTCGGCCACGCTGGCCTACGACCGGGCGGGCATGGGCTGGAGCGAGCCCGGACCGGGCCCCAGAGACCTCCCCGTCCTGGTCGACGAGCTGCGCGCCGTCCTGCACGAAGCCGGCGCCCCCACGCCCTACGTCCTGGTCGGGCACTCGCTCGGCGGGCCCATCGTCCGTGCCTACGCCCACACCTACCCCGACGAGGTCGCCGGTCTCGTGCTGCTCGACGCCACTCACGAGGACCAGTTCGAGACCTTCCCGGCCGCGTTCACCGCCAAGGCAGACGCCATGGCCGAGGCGATGCGACGGCAGCGGCGCGTCATCGCCGCCGTCAACGCCAGCGGCATCCCCGCGCTGTTCGCCTCGGCCTACCCCGACCCCGTCGCGTCGAAGCTGCCCGCCGAGGTCGCCGACGCCCGGCGCGCCGTCAAGTTCATGGACGCCTCCACCGTCGTGAGCGCCGCCGACGAGATGATCGCGCTACGCGACAGCCTCGATCATCTCCGCCGCAGCCGGCAGTCCCTCGGCGACATTCCCGTGGTCGTGCTCCCCGCCGGCAAGGCCCTGGGCGCCGAGGCCGCCGTCCCCGAGGGTCTCGAGGGAGACGTCGAAGCGGCCCGCCAGACCATGCAAGAGGACCTCGCGACCGTCTCGACCAACGCACGCCGAGTCGTCGCCGACGGCAGCGGGCACTTCATCCACGTCGAACGACCAGACCTGGTGACCGACGCGGTCCGCCAGGTCCTGGAAGAGGCCGCCGCCGACGCATAG
- a CDS encoding PIN domain-containing protein: MIDTSVMVAGLVRNHEFHSVARPHVVQSARSQVPGIVVAETWAALRRAPWNLDAATVAETLGPWNSEGRVAATAASAYAEVLRTGRSLHLGGNVHDLLIAMTCRDHGLPLATLDRRQATLASGLTGLETVLLPPEG, translated from the coding sequence GTGATCGACACCTCGGTCATGGTCGCGGGCTTGGTCCGCAACCACGAGTTCCACTCCGTCGCCCGCCCCCATGTGGTCCAGTCTGCTCGCAGTCAGGTGCCGGGGATCGTGGTCGCCGAGACCTGGGCGGCCCTGCGTCGTGCTCCTTGGAACTTGGACGCGGCCACGGTCGCGGAGACCCTTGGCCCCTGGAACTCAGAAGGGCGTGTCGCAGCCACAGCAGCCTCGGCCTACGCCGAAGTGTTGCGGACAGGCCGTTCGCTGCACCTCGGCGGCAACGTCCACGACCTCCTCATCGCCATGACCTGCCGGGACCACGGGCTGCCCCTCGCCACGCTCGACCGGCGTCAGGCAACCCTGGCGAGCGGACTCACCGGCCTCGAGACCGTCTTGCTGCCGCCCGAGGGGTAG
- a CDS encoding DUF4386 domain-containing protein, which yields MTTMTTPTVNETTPTPGSTRRTAVLVGVLFLAATGTFLVADELITGVLDLPDFLTSAPAHATALSAGALLAFVDGLAVVGIALLLYPLLERYSQPLALGYVGFRIAELAAILLYLATPLLVSQIGGGLADGTVDAAAGQHLGAVFQAQYDVAIVMIYLFTSVAGTVLAVALHRSRLIPRPLAVLGLAGYPVLLVGTVLHVFDLADVTQGAGLLAVAPGGLFELILPIWLIVSGFSRPLRLGKGTA from the coding sequence ATGACCACCATGACCACTCCGACCGTCAATGAGACCACCCCGACCCCCGGCTCGACCAGGCGCACCGCGGTCCTGGTAGGTGTGCTGTTCCTGGCGGCCACGGGCACGTTCCTGGTCGCCGACGAACTCATCACCGGCGTGCTGGATCTGCCCGACTTCCTGACGAGCGCACCTGCACATGCCACCGCGCTGAGCGCCGGTGCGCTGCTGGCCTTCGTCGACGGGCTCGCCGTCGTCGGCATCGCCCTGCTGCTGTACCCGCTGCTCGAGCGCTACAGCCAACCCCTGGCCCTGGGCTACGTCGGCTTCCGGATCGCCGAGCTCGCCGCCATCCTGCTGTACCTGGCCACCCCCTTGCTGGTGTCCCAGATCGGTGGCGGGCTTGCCGACGGCACCGTCGACGCCGCCGCCGGCCAGCATCTCGGCGCGGTCTTCCAGGCGCAGTACGACGTGGCAATCGTCATGATCTACCTGTTCACCAGCGTGGCGGGAACGGTCCTGGCCGTCGCACTGCACCGATCTCGACTGATCCCACGTCCGTTGGCAGTCCTCGGCCTAGCCGGCTACCCGGTGCTGCTGGTGGGAACCGTCCTGCACGTCTTCGACCTGGCCGATGTCACCCAGGGGGCCGGGCTGCTCGCGGTCGCCCCCGGTGGGCTCTTCGAGCTGATCCTGCCGATCTGGCTCATCGTCAGCGGCTTCAGCCGGCCTCTGCGGCTCGGGAAGGGGACCGCATGA
- a CDS encoding NAD(P)-dependent alcohol dehydrogenase, with product MKAIVQDTYGSANVLELRDIARPRAADDEVLVRVHAAGVDRGVWHLMTGLAYPIRLAGYGLRAPKTPVPGMDLAGVVETVGSDVTRFRAGDEVFGVGKGAYAEYARAPEDKLAPVPANLTFEQAGAVAISGSTALQAVRDHGKVRPGHHVLIVGASGGVGTYAVQIAKASGAHVTGVCSTAKTAMVADIGADCVSDYTREDFADGNHRYDVILDIGGNTSLSRLRRALTDTGRLVIVGGEDGGRWLGGMDRVLRAQLLSPFVRQTLGTFMNRENHEDLLALTQLIEAGKLTPLIDRTFPLSEAPRALQHLEDGHARGKIVITGHGTTIAGHR from the coding sequence ATGAAGGCGATCGTGCAGGACACCTACGGCTCGGCGAACGTGCTCGAGCTGCGTGACATCGCTCGGCCCCGGGCCGCGGACGACGAGGTCCTCGTGCGCGTGCACGCGGCCGGCGTCGACCGAGGCGTGTGGCACCTGATGACCGGCCTGGCGTACCCGATACGTCTGGCCGGCTACGGGCTACGCGCACCGAAGACGCCGGTTCCCGGTATGGACCTCGCCGGCGTCGTGGAGACGGTCGGCTCGGACGTGACCCGGTTCCGGGCCGGCGACGAGGTATTCGGCGTCGGGAAGGGCGCCTACGCCGAGTACGCCCGCGCGCCCGAGGACAAGCTCGCGCCCGTGCCCGCCAACCTCACCTTCGAACAGGCCGGGGCGGTCGCTATCTCCGGCTCGACCGCCCTGCAGGCGGTCCGCGACCACGGGAAGGTCCGTCCCGGTCACCACGTACTCATCGTCGGCGCATCCGGCGGGGTGGGCACCTACGCGGTGCAGATCGCCAAGGCCTCCGGTGCGCACGTCACCGGCGTGTGCAGCACAGCCAAGACCGCGATGGTCGCCGACATCGGCGCCGACTGCGTCAGCGACTACACGCGAGAGGACTTCGCCGACGGCAACCACCGGTACGACGTCATCCTCGACATCGGCGGTAACACGTCACTGTCACGCCTGCGGCGGGCACTGACCGACACGGGCAGGCTCGTCATCGTCGGCGGCGAGGACGGCGGCCGCTGGCTGGGCGGTATGGACCGCGTACTGCGAGCACAGCTGCTGTCACCGTTCGTCCGCCAGACACTGGGCACGTTCATGAACCGCGAGAACCACGAGGACCTGCTTGCGCTCACCCAACTGATCGAGGCCGGCAAGCTCACCCCGCTGATCGACCGGACGTTCCCGCTCAGCGAAGCCCCGAGGGCGCTCCAGCACCTCGAGGACGGCCACGCCCGCGGCAAGATCGTCATCACCGGCCACGGAACGACTATTGCGGGCCATCGCTGA
- a CDS encoding AbrB/MazE/SpoVT family DNA-binding domain-containing protein, translating into MSITVKVDPQGRVVIPQTERERLGLSDGGALELVSTPEGVLLERRRRATVTVDESGLPLVTVDELETVSNATTVEAIHAQRDRE; encoded by the coding sequence ATGTCCATCACCGTCAAGGTGGATCCACAAGGCCGCGTCGTTATCCCTCAGACCGAACGTGAACGTCTCGGCCTATCCGACGGCGGCGCCCTCGAGCTCGTCTCCACACCCGAAGGCGTCCTGCTGGAACGTCGCCGCCGTGCCACTGTCACCGTGGATGAGAGCGGACTCCCGCTGGTCACGGTCGACGAACTCGAAACCGTGAGCAACGCCACCACGGTCGAGGCCATCCACGCCCAGCGAGATCGCGAGTGA
- a CDS encoding ABC transporter ATP-binding protein, which translates to MAPDINRSYCSRTGTVRSRRVRRPSTLLNLLGLLDTPTAGRMALAGQDTTSLDRRLRARLRGQSIGFVFLFHHLLPEFSVAENLTMPLRITGRRIGAQDRERVRELLELLGLPRLEDKNANQLSGGQKQRVAISRALMHRPPLILADEPTGNLDTANTDTVHQLFRDLNGELGTAFLIVTHDRAVAEMTDRILEVRDGELVQDVRNSYR; encoded by the coding sequence GTGGCTCCGGACATCAACCGCAGCTACTGCTCGCGGACGGGAACGGTCCGCTCCAGACGCGTTCGACGCCCGTCCACCCTGCTCAATCTGCTCGGCCTACTCGACACCCCGACAGCCGGACGGATGGCGCTCGCCGGTCAGGACACCACCAGCCTCGACCGTCGGCTCCGCGCACGTCTGCGTGGCCAGTCAATCGGGTTCGTCTTCCTGTTCCACCACCTGCTGCCCGAGTTCAGTGTGGCGGAGAACCTCACCATGCCGCTGCGCATCACCGGCCGGCGGATCGGCGCACAGGACCGCGAGCGCGTGCGCGAGCTGCTCGAACTCCTCGGTCTGCCGCGGCTGGAGGACAAGAACGCCAACCAGCTCTCCGGCGGGCAGAAACAGCGGGTGGCCATCAGCCGAGCGCTCATGCACCGGCCACCGCTGATCCTCGCCGACGAACCGACCGGCAACCTCGACACCGCCAACACCGACACGGTCCACCAGCTGTTCCGCGACCTCAACGGTGAGCTGGGCACCGCCTTCCTCATCGTCACCCACGACCGCGCGGTCGCGGAGATGACCGACCGCATCCTCGAGGTCCGCGACGGCGAGCTCGTCCAAGACGTCCGCAACAGCTACCGATGA
- a CDS encoding DUF4386 domain-containing protein, with product MRSASLTAGAGLLLMAALSGFGLIIVVEGLVTPGDATQTTIDILASEGLFRAGIVSVFGVIALDVVVAGALYRVFRPVSRHLSALAAGFRLAYSAVFLAAVGHLVAALRLLGSQGPLPTFSTEQVHALAMSRIGTFDAVWDAGMVLFGLHLLIVGHLVYRSGFLPRLLGLLLTVAGVGYVFDSVATVLSGGSVPEVGTYTWIGELLLAVWLVVRSRQIASNENPVRDNCPTGGHQ from the coding sequence CGGACTGCTGCTGATGGCAGCGCTGTCAGGCTTCGGCCTCATCATCGTCGTGGAAGGGCTTGTGACACCGGGCGATGCCACACAGACCACCATCGACATCCTGGCGTCCGAGGGGCTGTTCCGCGCCGGCATCGTCAGCGTCTTCGGCGTGATCGCACTCGACGTCGTCGTCGCCGGCGCGCTCTACCGGGTGTTCCGCCCGGTGAGCCGACACCTGTCGGCGCTCGCGGCAGGGTTCCGGCTGGCTTACTCCGCGGTCTTCCTCGCTGCGGTCGGCCACCTCGTCGCCGCGCTGCGCCTGTTGGGCAGCCAGGGGCCTCTCCCAACCTTCAGCACCGAGCAGGTCCACGCCCTGGCCATGTCGCGGATCGGCACGTTCGACGCCGTCTGGGACGCCGGCATGGTGCTGTTCGGCCTGCACCTGCTCATCGTCGGCCACCTGGTCTACCGGTCCGGCTTCCTGCCGCGGCTGCTGGGGCTCCTGCTCACCGTCGCCGGGGTCGGCTACGTCTTCGACAGCGTCGCCACCGTGCTCTCCGGCGGGTCCGTACCCGAGGTCGGAACCTACACGTGGATCGGTGAGCTGCTCCTGGCGGTCTGGCTCGTCGTCCGTAGCCGACAGATCGCCTCGAACGAGAACCCGGTCCGCGACAACTGCCCGACGGGAGGCCACCAATGA